A single genomic interval of Lathyrus oleraceus cultivar Zhongwan6 chromosome 7, CAAS_Psat_ZW6_1.0, whole genome shotgun sequence harbors:
- the LOC127107671 gene encoding uncharacterized protein LOC127107671, producing the protein MGGRGRSRTQRKHFRDNRENVWKRSKSDPDSSLSSDKPQTTHWAPFATQNPSFDSYYQEQLIVDPQEWDKFIAILRTPLPASFRINASSQFADDIRSQLENDFVHSLRAEVAEGGETEAIRPLLWYPGNFAWHSNFSRMQLRKNQTLERFHEFLKLENEIGNMTRQEAVSMVPPLFLDVHSDHFVLDMCAAPGSKTFQLLEIIHQSTKAGSLPAGMVIANDLDVKRCNLLIHQTKRMCTANLIVTNHEAQHFPGCRLKGNHKRKELDHNIHQLLFDRVLCDVPCSGDGTLRKAPDMWRKWNSGMGQALHSLQILIAMRGLSLLKVGGRMVYSTCSMNPIENEAVVAEVLRRCGESVKLLDVSSELPQLIRRPGLKRWKVYDKSSWLVSYSDVPKFRRSVIFPSMFPSGKGNQDLDNGNCNVVMEDDNTSVENGKTEDGVEALENPVTSESADEVSAFPLEHCMRILPHDQNTGAFFIAVLQKVSPLPAVTEKPSKQIDEQNVEPPNQSLENAQAPLINSSDSTIEEVVKAVPEENMIDNVSNTEDLEVSPLTHEEQNSEETELPHNAQDTAKKVAGKRKLQIQGQWRGVDPVVFFKDDTIINSIRDFYGIDEGFPFNGHLITRNSDTSHVKRIYYVSKFVKDILELNFSAGQQLKITSVGMKMFERQTAREGTDAPCAFRISSEGLPLILPYITKQIIQASPVDFKHLLQDKDVKFTDFADAEFGKKAENLLPGCCVIVLGKENTVSKESLKVDESTIAIGCWRGRARLSVMVTAMDCQELLERLLIRLDTEKGSSGHVGGEACTEVEQ; encoded by the exons ATGGGAGGTCGCGGGAGGTCACGAACTCAAAGAAAGCACTTTCGTGACAACAGAGAAAACGTCTGGAAGCGTTCCAAATCCGATCCAGATTCTTCCTTATCCTCAGATAAACCTCAAACTACTCATTGGGCTCCTTTCGCTACTCAAAACCCTTCCTTCGATTCATATTACCAGGAACAGTTAATAGTGGATCCACAAGAATGGGACAAATTCATCGCAATTCTCAGAACACCGTTGCCTGCATCGTTTAGAATCAATGCTAG TAGTCAATTTGCTGACGATATTCGTTCTCAATTGGAAAATGATTTCGTGCATTCTCTTCGAGCCGAG GTTGCTGAAGGGGGTGAGACAGAGGCTATTCGGCCATTGCTCTGGTATCCTGGGAACTTTGCTTGGCATTCCAATTTTTCGCGGATGCAGCTTAGGAAGAATCAAACACTAGAGAG GTTCCACGAATTCTTAAAGCTAGAAAATGAAATTGGAAATATGACAAGACAGGAAGCTGTCAGTATG GTTCCTCCCCTATTCTTGGATGTGCATTCAGACCATTTTGTACTTGATA TGTGTGCTGCACCAGGTTCAAAAACATTCCAATTGCTCGAGATTATACACCAATCAACAAAAGCAGGGTCACTACCTGCCGGAATG GTTATAGCAAATGATCTTGATGTCAAAAGATGTAATCTTCTCATCCACCAAACCAAAAGAATGTGCACAGCTAACCTAATTGTTACTAATCACGAAGCACAACATTTCCCTGGATGCCGTTTAAAAGGGAATCATAAAAGAAAGGAGTTAGATCACAATATTCACCAGCTGTTATTTGATCGTGTTTTGTGTGATGTCCCGTGTAGTGGAGATGGTACGCTTCGTAAGGCACCTGATATGTGGAGGAAATG GAATTCAGGGATGGGACAAGCGCTTCACAGCCTACAAATTTTAATTGCTATGCGAG GTTTATCATTACTCAAAGTTGGTGGAAGAATGGTTTACTCTACGTGCTCAATGAATCCTATTGAAAATGAAGCTGTGGTTGCAGAG GTTTTGCGGAGGTGTGGCGAGTCTGTCAAACTTCTTGATGTGTCTAGTGAGCTTCCACAACTAATTCGTCGGCCAGGTCTCAAGAGATGGAAG GTATATGACAAGAGCAGTTGGTTGGTCTCTTACAGTGATGTTCCCAAGTTTCGAAGAAGTGTAATTTTTCCCAGTATGTTTCCTTCTGGCAAAGGAAACCAGGATCTTGATAATGGTAATTGTAATGTTGTCATGGAAGATGACAATACTAGTGTAGAAAATGGAAAAACTGAAGATGGTGTTGAAGCACTAGAGAATCCGGTGACGTCCGAGTCTGCTGATGAAGTTTCGGCTTTTCCTCTAGAGCATTGCATGAGGATATTGCCTCATGATCAGAACACTGGGGCCTTCTTTATTGCTGTGCTGCAAAAAGTTTCTCCTCTGCCAG CTGTTACGGAAAAACCTAGCAAACAGATTGATGAACAAAATGTAGAACCACCAAACCAGAGTCTTGAGAATGCACAAGCACCGCTGATCAATTCATCCGACAGTACAATTGAAGAAGTCGTCAAAGCAGTTCCAGAGGAAAATATGATTGACAATGTATCCAATACAGAAGATTTGGAAGTTAGTCCTCTTACACATGAAGAACAGAATTCTGAGGAAACTGAACTGCCTCATAATGCTCAGGACACAGCAAAGAAGGTTGCAGGCAAAAGAAAGCTACAAATTCAAGGCCAATGGAGAGGTGTTGACCCTGTCGTCTTTTTTAAAGATGACACAATTATTAATAGTATAAGGGACTTTTATGGGATTGATGAGGGTTTTCCAttcaatggccaccttattaCACGAAACAGTGATACCAGTCACGTGAAAAGAATTTACTATGTCTCCAAGTTTGTCAAGGATATTCTTGAGTTGAACTTTTCAGCTGGGCAGCAACTGAAAATAACCTCAGTTGGCATGAAGATGTTT GAAAGACAAACAGCACGAGAAGGTACCGATGCACCATGTGCTTTCAGGATATCGTCTGAAGGATTGCCCCTTATTCTCCCATACATAACAAAGCAAATTATACAGGCTTCTCCTGTGGACTTCAAGCATCTTCTGCAAGACAAAGATGTAAAATTTACAGATTTTGCTGATGCTGAGTTTGGTAAAAAGGCAGAAAATCTATTGCCAGGCTGTTGCGTGATAGTTCTGGGTAAAG AGAACACAGTTTCTAAAGAGTCCCTCAAAGTTGATGAGTCAACAATAGCCATCGGATGCTGGAGGGGTAGGGCAAGGTTGTCAGTGATGGTTACTGCAATGGACTGCCAAGAATTGCTTGAAAGGCTTTTAATACGTCTAGACACAGAAAAGGGCTCTTCTGGGCATGTCGGAGGTGAAGCCTGTACAGAAGTTGAACAATAA
- the LOC127107672 gene encoding ras-related protein Rab11A translates to MANSGGYGDANQRIDYVFKVVLIGDSAVGKSQILARFSRNEFSLDSKSTIGVEFQTRTLVIDHKTVKAQIWDTAGQERYRAVTSAYYRGAVGAMLVYDITKRQTFDHIPRWLEELRNHADKNIVIILVGNKSDLENQRDVPTEDAKEFAEKEGLFFLETSALQATNVEASFMTVLTEIYNILNKKNLAADESQGNGNSASLLGQKIVIPGPGQEVPAKSSMCCQS, encoded by the exons ATGGCAAATTCAGGCGGTTATGGAGATGCAAACCAGAGGATTGACTACGTCTTCAAGGTGGTTCTGATCGGTGATTCCGCCGTGGGGAAATCACAGATACTAGCTAGATTCTCTAGGAACGAGTTCAGCTTGGACTCAAAGTCCACCATCGGAGTTGAATTTCAGACGAGGACTCTTGTCATCGATCACAAGACCGTCAAGGCTCAGATCTGGGATACCGCTGGTCAAGAACG ATATAGAGCAGTTACAAGTGCATACTACAGGGGTGCTGTAGGAGCAATGTTGGTTTACGACATCACAAAGCGTCAGACATTTGATCATATACCCCGTTGGCTAGAAGAACTTCGTAACCATGCTGATAAGAATATAGTCATCATTCTTGTAGGGAACAAGAGTGATCTTGAGAACCAGCGTGATGTACCAACAGAGGATGCAAAAGAGTTTGCTGAGAAAGAAGGCTTGTTTTTCTTAGAGACCTCTGCATTGCAAGCAACTAATGTTGAAGCATCCTTCATGACAGTTTTGACAGAAATATACAACATTCTCAACAAGAAAAACCTTGCTGCTGATGAAAGTCAGGGAAATGGGAACTCAGCTTCTTTATTGGGTCAGAAAATTGTTATTCCAGGTCCTGGTCAGGAGGTCCCTGCTAAGAGTAGTATGTGTTGTCAGTCttga